CCATTATAGATATTTAGAAGACACTTTTTCCCGGAGCAACATAAATTAAGTTCATGTAAAGATAGCTGCatagaaaaataacacacaACCCAGTAAGTAAACTTTACTATCCTGATACTTTACTATCAGGCAAAACCGCTGCTAGAAGGAGGAATAAGGGACAGAAGGTATGAGGGCACACTCAAAGGCCCTCGAACCATGGAGACCATATAAATAAACCAAtgtctttatttattaataGATGGCTGTCCTGGAAATCCAGGCTAATGGGGATGCTGTTGTGTCCAAGGAGGCCATTACAAACGCCGGCCAATCACTGGAAGACCCCCTCATGAGAGTGAGTCAGCATGTTTTCGTCCGTGGCACGGGCATACGTCACAGTAGCCGAGCAATTTACCAGTCTCTACCGAGGGTTTTTCCTGGTTATGTCACCTGGTCAGGTCTTCTATTCAAGATAAATGTCAAATAGATATTAACAGATTCTACTGCCCCCTGCAGGAGTTCACCCAGTCGTGTGTGCGTCACGAGCCCAAGCAGAGGCCCACGGCCCATGACCTGCTGTTTCACCGTGTGCTGTTCGAGGTCCATTCCCTGAAGCTGCTGGCTGCCCACTGCCTCATCAGCAACCAATGTGAGTGCCACCTCGGTCCTCAGCTCTGAAGTATTGAAGGAACCCTGCATGCAGTCAGAGAGTTGCCAATTCATAGCATGAGTACTAGTTGTCTGTTCGGCAAGGTGTGCACTGAATGGCAGGATGGCAAAAACTATTTGGTACCCGGGCTTGACATTTCTACAGGAGAGGAATTAAGATTTCACGTGCCATTCTTTTTAGGCACTGGTCGTTTGAGGATTTTAGGGGCATGTTTTGGGGGATATCTGTGGATATTCTTTGTAATCTACACGTGTACAAACTGGTGTAGCGTTGACGTGACACATACCCTTCTGTGTTTGCAGACCTGCTGCCGGAAAACTGTGTCGAGGAAAAGACCAAGTCCTTTGACCCCAACGGCCTCATGGCAGAGATCAGACATGGTGACCGGCCCGGTGTCCAGCTCAAGTACTCCCATGTGTCCCCTTTGGAGCTAGACAAGTTCCTGGAGGACGTTAAGTAAGGGCTAATTCCATCCATTCATACGGCTCCAGTCCAAAGTACTAAGTGGGATGGGATGTTGAATTTAGGAGGTAGCCTTGGTGGTCTGACTAGTTTTTAGGCTCTGTGGTCAGTGTGGTCCAGGGATGGGTCACATTGATGGGGGTTGgggacagaaaatatttttggggtgGACCACAAAAATTATTTGATGAATTTTTTGTATGATAACTGAGAGAATAATAGAGATCAATGAGAGGACTTGCAATAGATTGTTGCAAAAGCTAGACTAATTGATCTGGTGCCCGGAGGAAAAACAGCCTGTTGGCCGTCAGTTACCCCTCCCTGGTGCCTGGTATCATTTCATGTGGACTTGGCAACGTGTGCTTGTGGCCTGTAATACATCTGACTCCCCATCTTCAGGAATGGGATATACCCCCTCATGAACTTTGCCTCGTCACGGCCCCACCCTGTCCCCCGCGCCCTCTCCTTGTCCCATGAGCAGGTGGAGACGGCAAAGAGCCCCACCCCTGAGCCCcaagagacagagagtaggAAGGTGAGggttaggtctgtgtgtgtctgtgtgtgtctgtgtgtgtctgtgtgtgtctgtgtgtgtctgtgtgtctgtgtgtgtctgtgtgtgtctgtttctccttttgtttgtgtctgtgagaATGTTGTTAAAGTGTTTCACTGCATACGTATGTTATTAATGTGTGTCACAGTACTTCTATGATGTTAAAGTAAATGTATCACTGTAGTTCTATGTCATTAAAGTAACTGTTTTACTGGATTTCTatgttgtttaagtgtgtgtatCACTGTAGCTCTATGTTATTGAAGTGTTTCactgtaatatgttgtttaataGATGTTGTGTTGCAGGTGATTCAAATGCACTGTAACTTGGAGTCAAATGAAGAAGGGACCAAAACTCATGTGAGTAATAACTATCATCGTCTTTTGACCCCGACTACTTAGTATTTCATCCTTTCTGACAGATGTATTGTCGgttgttaaaatgtattccttTCTTGTCCTCTCTGTAGCTCATTCTATTTCTTAAAATGGACGACAAGCTCCATCGACAATTGAGCTGTGACATCTTTCCAAGTAAGTCTTAACAGACATTTTCATATCCATTTATGTGCTTATTGTACCTTTGCATAAGGCTTGAAAATGTTGTATGATTCTTTCAGCTGACAGCTCCAAAGACCTTGCCAATGAACTTGTTCACTACGCTTTCATAAGTGAAGTAGGTAATCTGGTCGCTTAATGTTGCTGCAAATGTCATAGTCATTTGAGTTTAATGTTGACCTAACCTCCAACCCTGTGCAAATCCCATGCAGGAGGACTGTGAGAAACTGGCAGGGTTCCTCGAGGACGCGCTCACCAGACACAAGGGCAAAGCGCTGTCCTCCGGGACAACACAGTGAGATGTGTTCTGAAAGCTGGCCTACAGAGAGGGGCCTCGGGCATTGATCACcccaagagagagggagacatgggCCGGAGGGCAGGATCACTCAGCCAAGATCAGAGGGGTCAGAACCAGTGAGGGTTTGAAGGGATTGGCCTGATGACTGGTGATTTGGACTGGGCCTGAATAATGGTGACTGAGTCTGATGATTGGTGATTGGTGGATTATCTCATAAAGGACTAGGAAAGACCAGGACCGAGTGACAAAAAGTATCTTCACTTGGAGGACCCAGAGGCATCATGGCTGTGTTCAGCtatcccacaatgcagtggAGGGTTGATAAGTTCCCCTGCCTAAACGGGCTGGAATGCCTTAAGTTTTTGTCATGACTGGTGGCACTAGGTTTTCTGCACTGCCAGCAAAGAAGTTCCCAAAAGTAGATGCCTGTAGTGCATTCAAAATGAACCGCttaaataaaggtttccatGTTACTTTCCCAGCCTTTAATTCATTGTTTATTAATCccaattttacagtcaaatttagtTGTTTTTGGACAATAATCTTTAAAGAGTTTAATTTTGATAAAACAAGATTAAATTTGATAAATTTGATAAAAGCACTAGTTTTGTAACCCCCACCAATACCTACTGTAGAAATGTCTGGTGAGAGCAATTTTGATGGGAACAATGAAAGCCCTTCAACATACTGGTAATGCTAAATATGGTAACAAGTAGGTTAACTTATTTAGTGTGTTTGTTTAGTTCTATGAACAGCATTTATCATTGTGCAGACCTCTATTTCTAGAGTGTAATTGTCTTcaaaacacactcacagtgTTTTCTATTAAGGCTTTGCTAGCCAGAATGACACATTGGATTAGTAATAACTAGTAGTGAGAGTATGCCCCATTAGCCTGTAGTGCTCTTAAAGGAATTTTTAGACCTAAAATCTTTTTTGGGGTAAAACTACCCTTTTGTTGAAGGCCCAAGGTGTCATATATATTCTTTACTTCTCTTCCAGCCTGGAGTTAGCATCATTAGCTTTGTCCAAATTTATGAATTAAAACCAGGATATCTTAACTAGGAAATGGTGCTTGGCATACAGAAACATACTTGAAAGCACTTCAAACTAGGACTGGTGGcattgtttacctcaaagaacctgtcagtaatgttttcttttttactatACACTTATTATTTTTAGCTGCCCTGATACTTCCTCAGGCAAATGTCAAGCACATTTAGCATTTACTATATTCTCAGATGGATTGGTGACAATAACATGAGCATATAATGGGATTGACATCTATATAACCATCCGATTTTACCGGGTCATAGCATGACATATGCTTAAGTACAAATGGTAGTGTAAATTTTGGCCAGTTTTGCTAAGCGCAGTGGGGAGATTCATAATGTTTATTCAAAGTCACTTGTTTCTGTGAAATTTCCTGTTTCTCTGGCGATTCCAAAATCCTCTTAACTAAATCTCTACAAATCTAAATTCCAATAAAGAGATAGTTGTAGCTAACCTAGCTACAACTATCACTGAGCAGGGGATGCTGGGGCAAGGGAATATTGTGTCAGGTTGAAGTAAAGAAATTCAAGCAATGAGTTTGGCAATATGCAATCAAAGAAATTACTGCTAGTTTTACAGATTACTAAAGTTAGTTTGCATAATTTTTAGGTTAGTTTTCACATGCAGTGCAGTTTTTCAGGTTTAAATTCAAAAATTGGGACACAGCTAATGATTCTATCTCCATGTTGGGAGAGACTTTTAGAATGTCTAATTGTGAAATATGACGCCATGGTCCTTCATACACCACCACAGGTAAGGGGAATTTCACCTAAACGTGATTTTAGGTTAAACTATCCCTTTTAGGGTTTTCACTGTGAGTGTTTTGAAAGCCAAGTACTTGCAAAGTGCCTGTGATGGCAACCCACCATGTACAAAACCCACAATACATACATCCACCGCAACATAACAAAttcagaagaaaataaaaactaccTACCAGGCCTTCAAATATTCAGGCTATTGGGTTGTTGATAACAGAATGCTATACTTTTATCATCCTTTATTTTGTAAACCAGCTTGTGAATGTGAAGAGGGACCACAGCTTGAATCCTACAAATGGAATTGTAGCTAAAGATGTAGAATATAAATATAGTGAAGTCCACTCCAATtgcaccatttaaaaaaattataaataggTTATTATAGAGTtcagaacaaatacatttctgaataatGTTTTGGGAGGAGTAATCAATTATTGGTCTTTTGAGTAATAACATCTTTGTTTTTCAACACCAAAAGGCATATTCATAGGTGCTTCTTGAAGCTGAATTatgtgttaataaatgttatttacccCTATGTCCACTGATGTTTAAATCCTTTGAAGAAAGCAAGACTCAATAATGTGATTTAGTATTTTGGATGGTTTTAAAAGGTTGCCACATTTGGGGGGACAAGAAGAAGAAATTAAAGTTGTTCCAATATCtattcttaaatatttgcatttgttaacaatattacatttgtttcttATGCTATATGTAAAGCTGTGGTCCCATTACAATTGCACTTGTATAGATGTTGCATAATATGCTAATTGCTCTTGAAATGTAAAGCCTTTATCAGAAAATCAATGTGGTGTAGATAAATATGTCTGTTTTTTGTTCAAAGGTGTTTACCTTGAACAGAAGTGTGAATGCTCAGAGTGGTGCTACCATTGTCTAGTCTGCATTGCATGTCTTAATAAAATCTCCAAAAAGTTAAATGTGCTTTTCCAAGATTGCCTTAGTCATTGACAGAGTTCCATTCATTGACTTGACTCCAGGATGGTCCTGATCAAAGAGTGTAATTTTTAGAGTGTGCAAAgcccttcatccatccatcagtCTTTTTCTGTAGCAATCACTTTCTCCTATGTCTGGATTCTGTTTAATATCCTGCTGTAAAATATTGTACTGCAATGAATGACAATAAAACAGTGTGATGTCATGTTATGgcagtttagttttttagtcTAGTCTTTGTGGTCCTTGGatgtcattttacatttaaaattgcaCACACAGGATACATGATTGTAGTCAAGCAGGTTATTTAACTTCTAGGGGGGCTCACAGCAATGACCAGGGTCACACTTATGAAAAAGGTTGTACCAAATTTGTCCTATGACTTATATgacaataatttaatttataTGGTGGTAGCAGTCTGGTCAGAGAGGATGAGGCATGGCAAGATATTTCTATGGAATGCATGCAGGCCTAAGACAATCGACTGCTTAAACATTTAGGCCTGAGACATTAGGCTctattaattatataaaatctCTCTCGTCTGGTCTGCTTTAAAGTTATTTCGCTTATCACACAACCACCGAAAAACCGATGGAGTTCAATGGCTCGCTTGGTCTCCGCTTTGCCTGAACAACACATTGAACCCTGACCTAAGCAAAAGCTCTCGCGACGTTATTTCACTGCTTTTTTGTGTTTATGATGCAAGTCTCGCGTCACTCAAAACGGTGGCGGAGGGCCTATTCAAGAAGGTGTGCTTATGGCGGTGACGGAGATTGCGGTAAATAGCTTGCAAAATAAGTTAAATATGAACTCGCGTGTTATTTCCCCTCGCTCTGTTTCTTAAATAGTTGTACGTCTGCATCTATTGTATGAGTTATTGGCTCAATATCATGAACCACGTTTAATTCAGAAAACCTGCATTTATTTGAGGCTTGCGGCCTTTTTATCAGCTTGCTAACTCCATAGCtaaagctagctaactaacttgGCTAGCTAGTAGTGGATACATTGGCTCATGCTATAATGCTGCTAACTAGTTAGCTACAACAATATAGTTAGCTAACGGTGTATCGTATTTGAAACCAACTAATTACCGGTAAAGCTGATTATGTTGCAGACTGAATTGTTTGATTTACAGTGCATGAAAATTGTGATGTACTGGTACAGTAGCTACATGTAGTTACTGCATGTTACTTAAAATTAGACGACCAAGTTGGCTAGCTTCCGAACATTGGCTAACTAACGTTACCGCTCTACTAGCGTAACGCACGTTAGTTACATTATGGTCCATTACGCGGATATTTGTCAAATTTCCAAACAGCTCGTTAGCTTTTTACTTGCACCAATGCTAACGTCCTTGTGTATTATCTAGTAACTAACGAGCTACATCGCGAGTTCGTATGAAATTAGGTAAACAGATGGTGCAGATGAGAGGATATTAAATTTACGTTACCGCCTTACAGCTGTTACATAGTCTGAAggcattttctctctctcagacttTTTTGAATTGTTAAGGCTTCACTCTTCGGGGTTATCCTGCCTCTGGTGGTCCCAGCGTTTAGCAGGTTGTAGGTAAGGAGCTCGTCTCTACGCACACTTGTGCGTTCCAATGACTGGTGATTGCTCTGGTTTTGTGTAGTAGGCCTACATAGCCACCTAAATGAAGATTCACCCTCTATACCTCAAATATATTGAGAATTATACTAAAAAAGCGAGCTGTAACCTGCCTAATGTACAGCGCATGGCAGAGCAGATGTTATAGTCGTCTTCAGTTTATGCATGTTTTTCCCCCTTGAGAGTGCTCAAATGCATAGTCGTGTCTTTTCTCCACTGTGGTTCATCAGGGAGGGACAGCTCTGATGATGGAGAATGGACAAGGCACAGGCGCGAAGCTtggcctgccgcctctcacccCGGAGCAGCAGGAAGCACTTCAAAGGGTGAGCCTACTACACATTCTTAAATACAGGTGAACACAAACAATTAGTCTCGACTGTTCTGAGTTCTTCTCACGCCGAGCAATCTTCCACCAGGCAAAGAAGTATGCCATGGAGCAGAGCATTAAGAGTGTCTTAGTGAAGCAGACCATTGCCCATCAGCAACAACAGCTCACCAACCTGCAGGTGAGACAGATTTCTGTACTCATAAAGCTGCCACTGAACATGGTGGTCGTCTGTTTCTTATCTCTTAACACTAATCCCAGGCACTCGGCTAGAGGCTCATATAAAAGTAACATAAACCGTTACATTGTCACATAGTCGTCACAAATCACAGTCGGCCCTGGTCACTTTGTAGTTACTCAACATTATTGTTCAGTAGCACAAAACCGCAGGCCAACAAAGTGTATTTGTCTGCTTGCAATGTTGGATGGGGATGTTTGTTCTCTTGCTTCTgcctctcttttttttcagcCGAAGAGGATCAACGTGAAGACTTTTGTTGAACGCGTTGAATGCTTTGCATTTGTTCTCTCGCAGGGCTTTAGAATGTGGGATGATATTGTGAAATGGTTTGAGGCAGATTGGAGTGGGTAGGACTGCATAGGGAAAGTTAAATCAGTCCAGGAAGcttctaatgtgtgtgtgtgtctaaaatctaaaatgtgtagccaagcaatgacatttatttaacaaaaaagaGCAAGAAAAGCAGAGCTTCAGTATATATCTAACCTACTTTTCAGCACCTTTTTCATCTTTACTGTCTTTCAGATGGCAGCAGTGACAATGGGCTTTGGAGATCCTCTCTCACCTTTACAATCGGTCAATAGATTATTAAACTTCTTTTCTCTGTGCGCATTCCTGTTAAAAGGACTGTTATCCTTCTTTGATTGGCCACTCTGGCCTCAGTCCTAGCCACAGCCGCTGACGAAAGAAGGCCTATTTCAAAAGAAGACATGCGTATtattagttatttaaaaataattcagtGCATTATGCTGTGTCTGCTTGTTTCAATCTGGTTAATGAATCAGTGTTTGTTTTCCCAATGCACCATTTCGGATTAAGTGCCCCAAAGTGCTTCTGCTTTCCTAGTTGGAACAGATTTTTTACACTGAAAGAGATCCGGAATGGGATTTCTGATATTTATCATTATACGTAACTTCATTAAGCATGTTCAGCAGTGCGTACCTGATGGCTTTTGCACTATTTCCTGAAATCTTAATGTAAGGGTCGTCAAGAATATCAATGTAGGGAAGTTCATGTCTTCTTTATAAATATGCTGTTTCTTTGCATTGATTGATGCTGAGAGCCTGTTTTGGTGTGGGCCCAAAGAAGGTTAGCAGTTTCTTTCAGTTACCCCAAATAAGAGTACTGCTCAAACAGGAATCCCTTTTTGGCAATCTCAAATTTAGTTTTTACTGGTTAAATCACCTTTCTCTTAAGTAATAGATTAAGCTGTTAGGTTAAGTGTAAAATCAGCTATGATTGAGTAAAAGGACCCAGTAAACTGCTTTCAGTGGTTAACCATCACTCCCTCCCCTTAGAAACGTAAGTGTAAACTGCTTTCCTCAGGCTTTTCATGGATGCTTTTTCAACTGATATAGGTGTTGATTTCCTTTGTTCGCCCTGTTGAAATGTCACCATATACAGTTAATGCACCCCTGGACTACAGGTCAGTTTCAGGAGCCAAATATTAGTGAGGGGCATGCATGTGCACCACTTCCAGCGCTTCCATCCATTTTAATGCAGTAATGATGTTTACTTTTTAACATAGCTGTGTAAGTGCCTGCCTTTATGAAATTTTTGATAActttgtgtatataaatatagatTACTAATAGTCACGAAATAGCAtctcaggatttttttttgttgcttatGCCCAGATTGCGTCCATCACTGACATTGGCCTGTATGTCTATTTTtgagaaagcaaaaaaaaaaaaaaaaaaaaacaccagtcaATTTTTATTATTCATCTTGAGATttcattgaaacaaaaaaatcatcACCATTTACAATTACCCTTTTAGatagatttttgtattttattttcctaaatttttgtgtgtctatgtgcttTCTTTGACCCTTTAAACATTGTGCTCTGTTTTTCTCCATGGTTTCCAGGTGGCAGCTCAGAGGCAGCGCGCGCTAGCCATCATGTGCCGCGTGTACGTGGGCTCCATATACTACGAGCTCGGCGAGGACACCATCAGACAAGCCTTTGCTCCGTTCGGCCCCATCAAGAGCATCGACATGTCATGGGACTCTGTGACAATGAAGCACAAGGTCAGTGGACCGAACACCCCCCAGCTTACACCGTCACCTAGCGTCACAATAGGATTAGCCTCGGATGCCTCGTGAATCATGTGGAGGGAATACTTCTGAATGTCAGCTAGCGTGCTAGTGTCCAATGCTGTGGGAAGTTGTCCtatgactgtttgtgtgtgtgcatctccGTCCATAACAGGGCTTTGCCTTTGTGGAGTATGAGATCCCGGAGGCTGCACAACTGGCTCTGGAGCAGATGAACTCTGTCATGCTCGGGGGCAGGAACATCAAGGTGAGTGGCCAAGGCAGTGCAGCCTGAACAGCCCAGTGGAAAATATCCTCGGATCCCCCTGTAGAGAAAAAAAACCTGGAGCAAAGGGGCAGCTGCCGCTATGTATTTTTCAGTTTGCTGTTGGTGATGCATGGAGCCGATCCATAAATTCTGATTTTGCTTTTTGAGTGtttactgaaatgttttttgtgtattACTTACACTTCATAACAGATCCTACCAGTATCTAAAGCAACTCgttttcttttgtctttctttgctTGTATGTCAATTCATttacaggtatgtgtgtgtgtttgtttgggtcgtgtgtgtttgtgtgtgctcgcgtgtgtctgtgggtttccgtgtgtgtgtgttttttctgtgtgtatgtgtacgtcTGTGCTGTGTTCTGCTTCCATGATGTCATCACCGCATTGTTTTAGTGACCAGTTCCTCTAGGATGCCGGGGCAGCGTGATGACGCCTTGCTCTGTATCTGAGATGTACTGATGATGATGGGCTGCGCCTGGTTGGTGTTGTTTGGCCGCCCCGCCTGCAGCACAGATCACATACCACGTAGCCGCTTCGAGAAGCTTCCGAACCAAACGCTAGTTAGAGTTCTAGGATACGCCTCTCCCGAGTCATGCCCGTCCCTGAAAGTGTAGAGCCGCGGGTAGTTTAATCTTGTCGACGTAGTCGCGTTCCACTTGTTAATACTTAGTTGCAGATCCAACTGACAAACATCGTGTCGGTCAGATATGCTTAAGTATCGCTAGCAGCTTTCGCAGTCGAATTCTATGTAAACTTGGTCGTTGAATTTCTTGATTTATATAGTTTTATGTGACTGGTTGGAGTTTTTTTCCAAATTACTTGGAAAATCAATTTCCATAGTCGAAATGAGTTTGAGAAAGAAAATTGTCAAATTAAGTAATTTCTTCCAGATTAAAGTGCAGGTTTTTCATGTTACACCTGTTTCACACGCTAAAAGCCCTGGTGGTTTGAGGCAGTTGAGCGAAGCTAGTTAAAACCCGGCCAAGACTACATTAGGTTACAGAGGTGGATTGGCTCCTTCAAGACCTGAGTGCATTGCTGGGAGTTGGTAGGCAGTCAGTGGTTTTGGAGCTCGAGGTTGTTGCGTTGCTCAGTCAGTGGCTGTGACCCCCCCACTCAGTGGCCCTGTGCTGGTATCTGTGCTGTAGGTGGGGCGGCCAAGTAACATCGGTCAGGCGCAGCCCATCATCGACCAGCTGGCAGAGGAGGCTCGTGCCTTTAACCGGATCTACGTGGCCTCCGTCCACCCCGATCTCTCAGACGAGGACATCAAGAGTGTCTTTGAGGCCTTCGGGAGGATCAAGTCCTGCACGTTAGCCAGGGACCCAACCACGGGAAGACACAAGAGCTTTGGCTTCATCGGTGAGCAGATGGGCCCTCCTGGCGGGCTGGCCACCGGCCCTCGGGATGTGCTACCGCGTTCTGCACCTTTATCGCCCATCCTAACCAACCCCTCTCTACCCGGCAGAGTACGACAAGCCTCAGTCGTCCCTGGACGCGGTGTCCTCAATGAACCTGTTTGACCTGGGGGGCCAGTACCTACGGGTGGGCAAGGCTGTGACCCCTCCCATGCCCATGCTCACCCCCACCCAGCCTGGTGGCCTGCCGCCCGCCGCAGCCGTGGCTGCCGCCGCAGCCACCGCTAAGATAACGGCCCAGGCAAGTATGATTCCCTTCCAAAGGGATCTATTGGCCTTCCAGGTAAATATACTCCTGACATAGCTAGCTAGGTGTGACCATTATTCCAAAAATCTGCTCAGTTATGTGTATTATATAGAAAAGATAAAAGTAATATAAGGTCTAGGCTTTTTTAAAGCTTTTATGGTgattaaattgtattttaatgtgtccTGCAGCTGTagaatttaaaatgattaattgACAACCCCTGCAGGGCAATATTGAGTCTGCGTTCACCGCTTTGTGTTTGCtaacaaaaatgtgctgtgctgtatctgcttgtgttgtgATGTGACCTCCACCTACAGTTTCCAAAGTACACCCCACAAGCTGACCCTCTCTGTCCTAATCAGTTGAAGTTTTGTCATAATACAGAGTAGCAAAGCTTCTCCTGTAAACTGAATAAGCTAATTACACCCCAGAGTCTCAAAGCTCAAGCCAGCAGGCACCTACTCTCTGCTGCTTCTAGAAGTAGTGGCCATTTTTAATATGAAGTGGCCTTATAAGTTAAGTGGCTGTTCCtttgaacacattttgttttattgtatttttgtttgccATTGCATCAGGTGTAATCAGCCTTGAGGGCTGGTGAGGTGCAGAGTAGATCACTGCAAGCTCTGTGATGTGTTGACTGTGCGACCTCACTGTGTTTTCCTGCTAATGCGTCCCGCCCCTCTCTTAAGGAGGCCGTGACTGGGGCGTCCATCTTGGGGGCGATGGCCGGGGCAAACCAGATGGGTCAGATGGGTCAGATGGGACAGATGGGTCAGATGGGCATCCCACAGGCAGTCATGGCTGCCCAGGCCCCTGGAATGATCACAGGTGTGTATCTTTGGAATGAAATGTATGTCCATATAGATTTGTTGGAAAGTTTTACAGGGGAAGAGGGTCCCTAATGGGATAAGCCAGTCAACTGGGCATCTGCTTTTCTCTCCCCAGCTAAACCTGGCCATTGTGTAAAAAAATTGACTTCTCAAGGTTTATTTATAGAGCAAGTTTCTTTCATCAAAAAGCCGCCAAAATGCTTAatataacaagctggatggcaATAAAACGAGGAAATGACAGCTCAGAATTTGACTCCTGTGAAGGGCCATTAGACAAAGTGTATGTACATAATCATGACTAACACATgtccttgtgtgtgttggtaggTGTGACGCCCGCGCGTCCTAACCTGCCCGTGTTGCCCCAGGTGGGCCTGGTCAACCCTGTGTTGGCCTCGCCGCCCGTCATCGCCAACCCGCCCCAGCCCAACCCCACTCTACAGGAGCTGATaaagaagaaggaggaggagaaggaaaagGAGATGCTTCAGGACGGGACAGGCCAGGAGATGTTGAGTGACCAGGAACACATGAGCATCTCAGGCAGCAGTGCCAGGCACATGGTCATGCAGAAGCTGCTGAGGAAGTCTGAGGTAAGACCAGATGTGATTGGCCATATGCAGATGTTCCCTTATTATCTGGCATCTTTTATTTATATGTTGTTTTGGTGTTGACGTGGTGGTGACAAAGCAcacccacaacatgatgctgctgC
The Esox lucius isolate fEsoLuc1 chromosome 21, fEsoLuc1.pri, whole genome shotgun sequence DNA segment above includes these coding regions:
- the puf60b gene encoding poly(U)-binding-splicing factor PUF60-B isoform X1, whose protein sequence is MAVTEIAGGTALMMENGQGTGAKLGLPPLTPEQQEALQRAKKYAMEQSIKSVLVKQTIAHQQQQLTNLQMAAVTMGFGDPLSPLQSVAAQRQRALAIMCRVYVGSIYYELGEDTIRQAFAPFGPIKSIDMSWDSVTMKHKGFAFVEYEIPEAAQLALEQMNSVMLGGRNIKVGRPSNIGQAQPIIDQLAEEARAFNRIYVASVHPDLSDEDIKSVFEAFGRIKSCTLARDPTTGRHKSFGFIEYDKPQSSLDAVSSMNLFDLGGQYLRVGKAVTPPMPMLTPTQPGGLPPAAAVAAAAATAKITAQASMIPFQRDLLAFQEAVTGASILGAMAGANQMGQMGQMGQMGQMGIPQAVMAAQAPGMITGVTPARPNLPVLPQVGLVNPVLASPPVIANPPQPNPTLQELIKKKEEEKEKEMLQDGTGQEMLSDQEHMSISGSSARHMVMQKLLRKSESTVMVLRNMVGPEDIDDDLEGEVTEECGKFGAVNRVIIYQEKQGEEEDAEIIVKIFVEFSMASEMNKAIQALNDRWFGGRKVIAEVYDQERFNSSDLSA
- the puf60b gene encoding poly(U)-binding-splicing factor PUF60-B isoform X3, giving the protein MAVTEIAGGTALMMENGQGTGAKLGLPPLTPEQQEALQRAKKYAMEQSIKSVLVKQTIAHQQQQLTNLQMAAVTMGFGDPLSPLQSVAAQRQRALAIMCRVYVGSIYYELGEDTIRQAFAPFGPIKSIDMSWDSVTMKHKGFAFVEYEIPEAAQLALEQMNSVMLGGRNIKVGRPSNIGQAQPIIDQLAEEARAFNRIYVASVHPDLSDEDIKSVFEAFGRIKSCTLARDPTTGRHKSFGFIEYDKPQSSLDAVSSMNLFDLGGQYLRVGKAVTPPMPMLTPTQPGGLPPAAAVAAAAATAKITAQEAVTGASILGAMAGANQMGQMGQMGQMGQMGIPQAVMAAQAPGMITGVTPARPNLPVLPQVGLVNPVLASPPVIANPPQPNPTLQELIKKKEEEKEKEMLQDGTGQEMLSDQEHMSISGSSARHMVMQKLLRKSESTVMVLRNMVGPEDIDDDLEGEVTEECGKFGAVNRVIIYQEKQGEEEDAEIIVKIFVEFSMASEMNKAIQALNDRWFGGRKVIAEVYDQERFNSSDLSA
- the puf60b gene encoding poly(U)-binding-splicing factor PUF60-B isoform X4; the encoded protein is MAVTEIAGGTALMMENGQGTGAKLGLPPLTPEQQEALQRAKKYAMEQSIKSVLVKQTIAHQQQQLTNLQVAAQRQRALAIMCRVYVGSIYYELGEDTIRQAFAPFGPIKSIDMSWDSVTMKHKGFAFVEYEIPEAAQLALEQMNSVMLGGRNIKVGRPSNIGQAQPIIDQLAEEARAFNRIYVASVHPDLSDEDIKSVFEAFGRIKSCTLARDPTTGRHKSFGFIEYDKPQSSLDAVSSMNLFDLGGQYLRVGKAVTPPMPMLTPTQPGGLPPAAAVAAAAATAKITAQASMIPFQRDLLAFQEAVTGASILGAMAGANQMGQMGQMGQMGQMGIPQAVMAAQAPGMITGVTPARPNLPVLPQVGLVNPVLASPPVIANPPQPNPTLQELIKKKEEEKEKEMLQDGTGQEMLSDQEHMSISGSSARHMVMQKLLRKSESTVMVLRNMVGPEDIDDDLEGEVTEECGKFGAVNRVIIYQEKQGEEEDAEIIVKIFVEFSMASEMNKAIQALNDRWFGGRKVIAEVYDQERFNSSDLSA
- the puf60b gene encoding poly(U)-binding-splicing factor PUF60-B isoform X5, whose product is MAVTEIAGGTALMMENGQGTGAKLGLPPLTPEQQEALQRAKKYAMEQSIKSVLVKQTIAHQQQQLTNLQVAAQRQRALAIMCRVYVGSIYYELGEDTIRQAFAPFGPIKSIDMSWDSVTMKHKGFAFVEYEIPEAAQLALEQMNSVMLGGRNIKVGRPSNIGQAQPIIDQLAEEARAFNRIYVASVHPDLSDEDIKSVFEAFGRIKSCTLARDPTTGRHKSFGFIEYDKPQSSLDAVSSMNLFDLGGQYLRVGKAVTPPMPMLTPTQPGGLPPAAAVAAAAATAKITAQEAVTGASILGAMAGANQMGQMGQMGQMGQMGIPQAVMAAQAPGMITGVTPARPNLPVLPQVGLVNPVLASPPVIANPPQPNPTLQELIKKKEEEKEKEMLQDGTGQEMLSDQEHMSISGSSARHMVMQKLLRKSESTVMVLRNMVGPEDIDDDLEGEVTEECGKFGAVNRVIIYQEKQGEEEDAEIIVKIFVEFSMASEMNKAIQALNDRWFGGRKVIAEVYDQERFNSSDLSA